CGATCATATAAGGAATATTCGGGAACGTGGTTTCTTGCGGGAGCTGCGGTGAGCTGATCACCGAGAGCACCTTCAGTTTTCGTGCCGCTTCAACACGGGTTTTCTCCACCGATGTCAGCGTGAGTTTGTAGAGTTCAGTATCAAACTCGACTTTCGATTTAATGCTGTCGAAATCCACCGCCATGCTGTTCAGCTGATGGCCATCCGGCGCGGTGATTTTGCTTTTTTCCTGATCAATCTGCTTACCCAGAGAGGTAATGGCGTTCTGCGCGCTGATCACCTGCGGCGCATCATCGCGCAGGTAGGTCAGCAGGTTGCGCAGTTCCGCTTCCATCTGGATTTTTTGCCCCATCAGCGTATTCACCAGCGTGGTCGCTGCAATCGCCTGAGCCTGCGGATCGAGAATATTGTTGTGGTTCTGATACGCCAGCAGCTGGGTTTTGCTTTCATCCAGACGGGCGCGGGCTTCACGCATTTCGTTTTCAGCAAAAGCCTGCTGATCACGGGCAATTTTATGCGTGATTTCGTTGATGAAACGTTCGGATTCTTTCAGTACGGCCTGGTTGAACTGCTCGGCAAACTCCGGGGTGAAGCCCTGCGTGCCGATGGTCAGCATGCCCGATTTA
The Rahnella variigena genome window above contains:
- a CDS encoding capsule biosynthesis protein; this encodes MATLNRNLGKIVIGLPMALLIIYLVIFSRPRYLSESTVAIKSSNDISGSSLNVGLLLGAGNPSTAQDAMYLKEYINSPDMLAVLDKQLDFRSVFGKSGLDFLYHLPKDASSEQFLNYYRDRIAVTYDDKSGMLTIGTQGFTPEFAEQFNQAVLKESERFINEITHKIARDQQAFAENEMREARARLDESKTQLLAYQNHNNILDPQAQAIAATTLVNTLMGQKIQMEAELRNLLTYLRDDAPQVISAQNAITSLGKQIDQEKSKITAPDGHQLNSMAVDFDSIKSKVEFDTELYKLTLTSVEKTRVEAARKLKVLSVISSPQLPQETTFPNIPYMIASWLLVCCLLFGTIKLLLAVIDDHKD